In Turicibacter sanguinis, a genomic segment contains:
- a CDS encoding deoxynucleoside kinase — protein sequence MKNKPYFIAIEGPIGIGKTSLATLLSKHYNYHLLKEIVYENPFLDKFYDDIDSWAFQTEMFFLTNRYKQLTDIQKDFLDNQKSVVSDYHLFKNVIFSKMTLDVNNFNKYQKIYHILEEDLPKPNVIIIVNATLETIMKRIKMRNRHFEQNIDPNYLQTLIDSYHEYTALLKENHEEIKVIELNGDELDYVNNPKHLQQVIKKIDEMIGQED from the coding sequence ATGAAGAACAAACCTTATTTTATAGCCATTGAAGGTCCTATCGGAATTGGGAAAACCTCTTTAGCGACCTTACTTTCAAAGCATTATAATTATCATCTTTTAAAAGAAATTGTTTATGAAAATCCTTTTTTAGATAAATTTTATGATGATATTGATTCTTGGGCATTTCAAACAGAAATGTTTTTCTTAACGAATCGTTATAAACAGTTAACAGATATTCAAAAAGATTTTTTAGATAATCAGAAATCTGTTGTATCTGATTATCATTTATTTAAAAATGTGATTTTTAGTAAGATGACGCTCGACGTTAATAATTTTAATAAGTATCAAAAAATTTATCATATTCTAGAGGAAGATCTTCCTAAGCCAAATGTTATTATTATTGTAAATGCGACGCTTGAAACGATTATGAAGCGTATTAAAATGAGAAACCGTCATTTTGAACAAAATATTGATCCCAATTATCTTCAGACTTTAATCGATTCTTATCATGAATATACAGCATTGTTAAAAGAAAATCATGAGGAAATTAAGGTTATTGAACTGAATGGTGATGAGCTTGATTATGTAAATAATCCAAAGCACTTACAACAAGTTATCAAGAAAATCGATGAAATGATTGGTCAGGAGGATTAA
- the feoB gene encoding ferrous iron transport protein B, which translates to MMSLTVALIGNPNCGKTTTFNALTGSNQYVGNWPGVTVEKKEGRLKGHKDVTIVDLPGIYSLSPYSPEEIITREFLIHEKPDVVLNIVDASNIERNLYLTTQLIECGIPVVIALNMMDIVEKNGTKINIKALSNHLNCPIIQMSALKNKGLKELVKAVIESKYSTVTLKPIFNHNVEAIIDNITNLIKAQVKPFQSRWYAIKLFERDQKVLNSLNLTQSITMEIESMLVSCEDLLDDDSESIITNGRYDFIGNIVSKCVKKNNHSTLTPSDKIDQILTNRWLALPIFALIMWGIYYIAITSVGSIATDWINDTFFGEIVQGNVATFLESINTADWLTGLIVDGIIGGVGAVLGFVPQIMILFFLIAILEDCGYMARVAFIMDRVFRKFGLSGKSFIPMLIGSGCSVPAVMASRTIENEKDRKMTIMLTPFIPCGAKLPVFALMAGAFFPTMSWVAPSMYFLGITMVIISGILLKRTRLFAGDAAPFIMELPAYHFPSIKGLFIHMWDRAKAFIYKAGTIIFVASGLVWFLQSFNWSLEMVDASESILASIGRIIAPIFTPLGFGNWQAAVATLTGFLAKENVVATFGVLFGLGEEMNEESVELLGTIHSLFTPLSAYAFMAFTLLAAPCFAAIGAIKREMASWKWTLIAIGYQTGLAYVVAFLIYQVGTIIINHNISPSTIIISLIVLLALGFAISKIRRDHKESSCGCGCSGCKSINKCSK; encoded by the coding sequence ATGATGAGTTTAACTGTTGCACTTATAGGAAATCCAAACTGTGGGAAAACAACTACATTTAATGCTTTAACAGGAAGTAATCAATATGTTGGAAATTGGCCTGGAGTTACGGTTGAGAAAAAAGAAGGTCGTTTAAAAGGTCATAAAGATGTTACTATTGTTGATTTACCGGGAATTTATTCTTTATCACCTTATTCGCCTGAAGAAATTATTACACGAGAATTTTTAATTCATGAAAAACCAGATGTTGTTTTAAATATTGTGGATGCTTCTAATATTGAACGTAATCTTTACTTAACCACACAATTAATCGAATGTGGAATACCAGTAGTTATTGCATTAAATATGATGGACATTGTTGAAAAAAATGGGACAAAAATTAATATCAAAGCTCTTTCTAATCATCTAAACTGTCCTATTATACAAATGTCAGCTTTAAAAAACAAAGGATTAAAAGAATTAGTCAAGGCAGTCATTGAATCAAAATATTCTACGGTTACTTTAAAGCCGATTTTCAACCATAATGTTGAAGCAATTATCGATAATATTACGAATTTAATTAAAGCTCAGGTTAAACCATTTCAATCACGTTGGTATGCAATTAAGTTATTTGAGCGTGATCAAAAAGTTTTGAATTCCTTAAATTTAACTCAGTCAATTACAATGGAAATCGAATCAATGCTTGTATCATGCGAAGATTTGCTTGATGATGATAGCGAAAGTATTATTACGAATGGGCGTTATGATTTTATCGGGAATATTGTGAGTAAATGCGTGAAAAAAAATAATCATTCTACTTTAACACCATCAGATAAGATTGATCAAATTTTGACAAATCGTTGGCTGGCACTTCCCATATTCGCATTGATTATGTGGGGAATTTACTATATTGCGATTACCTCTGTCGGTTCGATTGCAACGGATTGGATTAATGACACGTTCTTTGGAGAGATTGTTCAGGGAAATGTAGCAACTTTCCTAGAAAGTATTAATACGGCTGATTGGTTAACAGGCCTAATTGTAGATGGAATTATTGGTGGGGTCGGGGCCGTGTTAGGATTTGTTCCTCAAATCATGATTTTATTCTTCTTAATCGCGATTTTAGAAGATTGTGGATATATGGCGCGTGTTGCCTTCATTATGGATCGTGTCTTTAGAAAATTTGGTCTATCTGGAAAATCATTTATTCCAATGTTAATTGGTTCTGGTTGTAGTGTACCTGCTGTTATGGCGAGTCGTACAATTGAAAATGAAAAAGATCGTAAGATGACGATTATGTTAACACCATTTATTCCTTGTGGTGCTAAGTTACCCGTGTTCGCCCTAATGGCAGGTGCTTTCTTCCCTACCATGTCTTGGGTTGCACCTTCAATGTATTTCTTAGGAATTACAATGGTTATTATTTCAGGTATCTTATTAAAACGTACTCGTTTATTTGCAGGAGATGCAGCTCCATTTATTATGGAGTTACCCGCTTATCACTTCCCTAGTATTAAAGGCTTATTTATCCACATGTGGGATCGTGCTAAGGCATTTATCTATAAAGCCGGAACTATTATCTTTGTAGCCTCTGGTTTAGTTTGGTTCTTACAATCATTTAACTGGTCGCTTGAAATGGTTGATGCCAGTGAAAGTATTTTAGCTTCAATCGGACGTATTATTGCTCCTATCTTCACTCCATTAGGGTTTGGAAATTGGCAAGCTGCTGTTGCAACATTGACTGGATTCTTAGCAAAAGAAAATGTGGTTGCAACATTCGGTGTCTTATTCGGATTAGGTGAAGAGATGAATGAGGAGTCAGTTGAATTACTTGGCACAATCCACTCATTATTCACTCCATTAAGTGCTTATGCATTTATGGCATTTACTTTACTTGCTGCGCCATGTTTTGCAGCAATTGGAGCTATTAAACGTGAAATGGCATCTTGGAAGTGGACATTAATCGCGATTGGCTACCAAACTGGTTTAGCTTACGTAGTTGCCTTCCTAATCTATCAAGTCGGAACAATCATTATCAATCATAACATCTCACCTTCAACTATTATCATTTCACTAATCGTTTTACTAGCACTGGGATTTGCTATCAGTAAGATTCGCCGTGATCATAAAGAAAGTAGTTGTGGATGTGGATGCTCAGGAT
- the tadA gene encoding tRNA adenosine(34) deaminase TadA has product MKHITYMQAAIEEAKKAQNLGEVPIGAVIVKDGEIIARGYNLRETSQLSNAHAEMIAIAKANEMVGSWRLEDCTLYVTLEPCPMCAGAIVQSRIPTVVFGAHDPKGGCCGTIYNLLDESKFNHRCELVSGVLEEECGQLLSDFFRNLRQKKKQQRVDNETSN; this is encoded by the coding sequence ATGAAGCACATAACATATATGCAAGCAGCAATAGAAGAAGCTAAAAAAGCGCAAAACCTTGGTGAAGTTCCTATTGGAGCTGTTATCGTCAAAGATGGAGAAATCATCGCTAGAGGTTATAACTTGCGAGAAACAAGTCAACTTTCAAATGCCCATGCTGAAATGATTGCTATTGCAAAGGCTAATGAAATGGTTGGTTCCTGGCGTCTTGAAGATTGTACACTATATGTTACACTTGAACCTTGTCCAATGTGTGCAGGTGCAATCGTACAATCGCGAATTCCAACCGTGGTATTCGGAGCCCATGATCCTAAAGGTGGATGCTGCGGAACTATTTATAATTTACTTGATGAGTCGAAATTTAATCATCGTTGTGAGCTAGTATCCGGTGTTTTAGAAGAAGAATGTGGACAACTTTTGTCAGATTTTTTCAGAAATTTACGCCAGAAAAAAAAGCAGCAGCGTGTTGACAATGAGACTTCAAATTGA
- a CDS encoding metal-dependent transcriptional regulator — protein sequence MKLQESGENYLETILILEQRNGVVRSIDIANELNFSKASISRAMGILKNAELITIEKSGQIKLTQSGHQKATEIFERHCLIKEFLMMTLNIDEDLADKDACRIEHVISPETFERIKQITKKGVDSK from the coding sequence ATGAAGCTACAAGAGTCAGGAGAAAACTACTTAGAAACCATTTTAATTCTCGAACAAAGAAATGGGGTTGTACGCTCTATAGATATTGCGAATGAACTCAACTTTTCAAAAGCGAGTATTAGCCGTGCAATGGGAATTTTAAAAAATGCAGAGCTTATTACAATAGAGAAGAGTGGACAAATTAAACTCACACAATCTGGACATCAAAAAGCAACAGAAATTTTTGAACGCCATTGCTTAATAAAAGAATTTTTAATGATGACCTTAAATATCGATGAAGATCTGGCTGATAAAGATGCTTGTCGTATTGAACATGTTATCAGTCCTGAAACATTTGAACGCATTAAACAAATCACAAAAAAAGGAGTCGATTCAAAGTAG
- a CDS encoding FeoA family protein, whose product MPLTMADIGTQLLIKKINGRDDTKRFLESLGFVTGSQVMVISKFGGNFIVNVKDTRVAIDESMAKRIFV is encoded by the coding sequence ATGCCACTTACGATGGCGGATATTGGAACACAATTATTGATTAAAAAGATTAATGGTCGTGATGATACGAAGCGATTTTTAGAAAGTTTAGGTTTTGTAACAGGAAGTCAGGTTATGGTTATCTCTAAGTTTGGTGGGAATTTCATTGTTAATGTAAAAGATACACGCGTTGCAATCGATGAATCGATGGCTAAACGTATTTTTGTTTAA
- a CDS encoding deoxynucleoside kinase — translation MYEACEKYGIPRDAIITIAGTVGVGKSTLTKKLAETLDFRTSFEKVDGNPYLEKYYQDFNRWSFHLQIYFLAERFKEQKRMFQYGGGFIQDRSIYEDTAIFAQMNYDNGSMSKEDFDTYNSLFNAMVMTPYFPHPNLIIYLEGDIDEIVGRIGTRGRQMEIDTPVEYWYNLHRRYEDWIENFTSAPVLRLNINEYDLVNDEKSIDYILAKIGRVLNTKS, via the coding sequence ATGTACGAGGCATGTGAAAAATACGGAATTCCACGCGATGCGATTATTACGATTGCAGGAACTGTTGGAGTTGGTAAATCAACGTTAACAAAAAAATTAGCAGAAACTCTAGATTTTAGAACTTCTTTTGAAAAGGTAGATGGAAACCCTTATCTTGAAAAGTATTACCAAGATTTTAATCGTTGGTCTTTCCACTTACAAATTTATTTTTTAGCAGAGCGTTTTAAGGAACAAAAAAGAATGTTTCAATACGGTGGTGGATTTATTCAGGACCGTTCAATTTATGAAGATACTGCAATTTTTGCTCAAATGAATTACGATAATGGGAGTATGAGTAAGGAAGATTTCGATACTTATAACTCATTATTTAACGCTATGGTGATGACTCCGTACTTTCCTCATCCTAATTTAATTATTTACCTTGAAGGAGATATCGATGAAATTGTAGGACGTATTGGAACACGTGGACGCCAAATGGAAATCGATACACCTGTTGAATATTGGTACAACCTACACCGTCGTTACGAAGACTGGATTGAAAACTTTACATCCGCACCAGTCCTTCGTCTAAATATTAATGAATACGACCTCGTAAACGACGAAAAATCAATCGACTACATCCTAGCAAAAATCGGAAGAGTATTAAACACAAAAAGCTGA
- a CDS encoding FeoA family protein — protein MRTLKSATIGETVKVLKFNGEGATKRRLMDMGITKGTSIYVRKVAPLGDPIEVTVRGYELSLRKSDAENILID, from the coding sequence ATGAGAACATTAAAATCAGCTACAATTGGTGAAACCGTCAAAGTTTTAAAGTTTAATGGTGAAGGTGCAACGAAGCGTCGTCTTATGGATATGGGAATTACAAAAGGAACATCTATTTATGTTCGTAAAGTTGCCCCACTTGGTGATCCAATCGAGGTAACGGTTCGTGGGTATGAGCTATCCCTTAGAAAATCTGATGCTGAAAATATTTTAATTGATTAA
- a CDS encoding heavy-metal-associated domain-containing protein, translated as MVKTFMINVENLKTDEDVKKIESYFETNLDGVEKLDINLSLKLVSVRYNDSIGSPKYILDAFNRLGYTVR; from the coding sequence ATGGTTAAAACGTTCATGATTAACGTTGAAAATTTAAAAACGGATGAGGATGTTAAAAAAATCGAGAGTTATTTTGAAACAAATTTAGATGGGGTTGAAAAATTAGATATTAATCTTTCTCTTAAACTAGTATCAGTTCGTTACAACGATAGTATCGGTTCGCCAAAATATATTTTAGATGCATTTAATCGTTTAGGATACACAGTTCGATAA